One Oceanispirochaeta sp. M1 genomic region harbors:
- a CDS encoding TRAP transporter large permease, whose translation MSLFLMMFCLFVLILLSVPVAYSLGASGLLYLLLEQPAFISTLPQRVWSGTNSFVIIAMPLFILAGELMNRGGLTKRLINFSLLTVKPIRGGLGEVNVVASMIFGGISGSSVADTSALGSVLIPQMIKKGYSKGFATGITVASSTMGMIIPPSVPMLMYAMISGASVGKLFLAGLIPGVLIGVSQLVIVYLYSAKKGYHPPREKISMDEITKTTRDGILAIIMPLIIVLSISFGVATASESAGIAVLYSLLLGFFIYKELKVKHLPGILKKTVMMSSSIMIIVGFSMIFTWILAVEQIPAMVANFMLNLDVHRFWILIFVDILILFIGTFVDVTPALLLLCPILIPVMGYFGIGDLQFGAIMITGCAVGLVTPPVGMCLNAATKICGLPITQIFKSALPFIVCNLIVLLLVTFVPEISTWLPSQFM comes from the coding sequence ATGAGTCTATTTTTAATGATGTTTTGCCTCTTTGTGCTGATACTTTTAAGTGTACCCGTTGCTTATTCGCTGGGTGCATCGGGATTGCTTTATCTGCTTCTAGAGCAACCAGCATTTATTTCTACTCTTCCTCAGAGAGTATGGTCCGGAACAAACAGTTTTGTAATTATCGCCATGCCCCTCTTTATTCTAGCCGGTGAGCTGATGAATAGAGGCGGCCTGACTAAAAGACTTATCAACTTCAGTCTTCTTACAGTAAAGCCTATTCGCGGTGGACTGGGAGAGGTAAATGTTGTAGCCAGTATGATTTTCGGAGGAATCTCCGGATCTTCTGTTGCTGATACTTCAGCTCTTGGTTCAGTTCTGATTCCCCAAATGATCAAAAAAGGATACAGCAAAGGGTTTGCTACAGGTATCACCGTTGCTTCCTCCACTATGGGGATGATTATACCTCCTTCTGTACCTATGCTGATGTATGCCATGATATCTGGTGCTTCTGTTGGAAAACTTTTTCTTGCCGGCCTTATTCCCGGTGTCCTTATCGGTGTTTCACAGCTAGTAATTGTTTACCTGTATTCAGCGAAAAAAGGCTATCACCCTCCTCGGGAAAAGATAAGCATGGATGAGATTACAAAGACTACCCGTGATGGAATTCTGGCAATTATAATGCCTCTTATTATTGTTCTCTCTATTTCATTTGGTGTGGCAACAGCCAGTGAATCTGCAGGAATCGCAGTATTGTATTCATTGCTTCTGGGATTCTTTATCTACAAAGAACTGAAGGTGAAGCATCTCCCGGGCATTCTAAAAAAGACAGTAATGATGTCCAGTTCCATTATGATCATTGTAGGTTTTTCCATGATCTTTACCTGGATTCTGGCTGTTGAACAGATTCCTGCCATGGTAGCCAACTTTATGCTGAATCTTGATGTTCATAGATTCTGGATTCTTATCTTTGTAGATATTCTGATTCTTTTTATTGGTACTTTTGTTGATGTAACTCCAGCACTTCTGCTTCTCTGTCCCATTCTCATTCCTGTAATGGGCTACTTCGGAATTGGAGATCTGCAGTTCGGTGCCATCATGATTACAGGTTGTGCTGTAGGACTGGTAACACCTCCTGTCGGGATGTGTCTGAATGCGGCAACAAAAATTTGCGGACTGCCTATCACACAGATATTTAAGAGTGCTCTGCCCTTTATTGTCTGTAACCTGATTGTTCTGCTTTTGGTAACATTTGTTCCCGAAATCAGTACATGGCTGCCCTCTCAGTTTATGTAG